In Mastigocladopsis repens PCC 10914, a single window of DNA contains:
- a CDS encoding DUF6887 family protein, which yields MSKPNFQAMSQKDLHAYVLAHRDDQEAFYAYVDKLHAEANWVEMPPLQSLEDLENYPEFLERVRNGSEPQDNAV from the coding sequence ATGAGCAAACCTAACTTTCAGGCAATGAGTCAAAAAGATTTACATGCCTATGTTTTAGCTCATCGTGATGATCAAGAAGCATTTTATGCGTATGTGGACAAGTTACATGCAGAGGCTAACTGGGTTGAAATGCCACCTTTACAGTCTTTAGAGGACTTGGAAAACTATCCTGAATTTCTTGAGCGTGTTCGCAATGGTTCGGAACCACAAGATAATGCCGTCTAA
- a CDS encoding DUF6888 family protein → MCCWFTKLYLPINVVRIDQRTGNVFFLAGEENIIEIYPNGRWRYVQ, encoded by the coding sequence TTGTGCTGCTGGTTTACTAAGCTTTACTTGCCCATTAATGTGGTTCGTATAGATCAGCGAACAGGGAATGTGTTCTTCTTAGCAGGTGAGGAGAATATCATTGAGATATATCCGAATGGCAGATGGAGGTATGTGCAATGA